A DNA window from Arachis duranensis cultivar V14167 chromosome 3, aradu.V14167.gnm2.J7QH, whole genome shotgun sequence contains the following coding sequences:
- the LOC107476476 gene encoding uncharacterized protein LOC107476476, whose amino-acid sequence MALDRLNSPTTFEMPLEVLGHELQFTQDPNSKHLGTTVWDSSLVFAKFLERNCRKGRFSPAKLKGKRVIELGAGCGVSGFGMAMLGCDVIVTDQKEVLPLLQRNIERNISRVMQKNPESFGSIKVAELQWGDESHIKAVDPPFDYIIGTDVVYVEHLLEPLLQTILALSGPRTTILLGHEIRSTCVHEKMLEMWKQNFDVKNVPKSKMDETYQHPSIQLFIMGFKNSAESTGNSGQAAAEKVDDQTGVEGKSGEENLAMEPSSSVEKNVEDHEKAATGTKKLSEWEARRYGSMAARILKDVKIS is encoded by the exons ATGGCACTTGACAG GTTAAATTCTCCAACCACATTTGAAATGCCACTGGAGGTTTTGGGCCATGAATTGCAGTTTACTCAg GATCCCAATTCAAAGCACTTAGGAACAACAGTGTGGGATTCATCACTTGTTTTTGCCAAATTTCTT gaACGGAATTGCAGAAAGGGAAGGTTTTCTCCAGCTAAACTTAAAGGAAAACGTGTAATTGAACTTGGAGCTGGCTGTGGTGTTTCTGGTTTTG GCATGGCTATGCTGGGGTGTGATGTTATAGTGACAGACCAAAAAGAGGTGTTGCCGTTATTGCAGAGAAACATCGAACGTAATATTTCAAGAGTCATGCAGAAGAACCCTG aGTCATTTGGTTCGATCAAGGTTGCCGAACTTCAGTGGGGAGATGAGAGCCACATTAAGGCTGTTGATCCTCCATTTGACTATATTATTGGCACCGACGTT GTCTATGTAGAGCATCTGTTGGAACCTCTGTTGCAGACAATACTTGCTTTATCTGGACCTAGGACTACAATCTTG TTGGGACATGAGATCCGTTCCACCTGTGTCCATGAAAAGATGCTTGAGATGTGGAAACAAAACTTTGATGTGAAGAATGTTCCAAAATCTAAA ATGGATGAAACATATCAACATCCAAGTATTCAGCTCTTCATTATGGGATTCAAGAATTCAGCTGAGTCCACCGGGAACTCAGGTCAGGCAGCAGCCGAAAAAGTTGACGATCAAACTGGTGTGGAAGGTAAAAGCGGTGAGGAAAATTTGGCAATGGAACCATCATCTAGTGTTGAAAAAAATGTTGAGGATCATGAGAAAGCAGCAACCGGAACTAAAAAGCTTAGTGAGTGGGAAGCAAGAAGGTATGGATCAATGGCTGCAAGGATTCTGAAAGATGTAAAGATATCCTGA
- the LOC107476477 gene encoding transcription factor RAX2, which translates to MGRAPCCDKANVKRGPWSPEEDLKLKEYIHKHGTGGNWIALPQKAGLKRCGKSCRLRWLNYLRPNIKHGEFSEEEDRIICSLYVNIGSRWSIIAAQLPGRTDNDIKNYWNTKLKKKLISGFIPNSSSIHQRKHHQQQQQQPPFPSSSMYMDQCYGSYVTGLVDPISLPSTEYYANTTTTSVPFYQHQVDSIVSPSSMQQNYHMFGSEGSCSSSDNGSSIKQEEIGYHHQGSYNNIIAFDEFNNNNDHHHHNNKFLLMPSSFNDNNSNSIVNYDGGENITEYDLEEIKQLISVSSSVDEIKEEKPIYYYY; encoded by the exons ATGGGAAGAGCTCCATGTTGTGACAAGGCAAATGTGAAGAGAGGACCATGGTCACCTGAAGAAGACTTAAAGCTCAAAGAATACATACACAAGCATGGCACTGGTGGCAATTGGATTGCTCTTCCTCAAAAAGCTG GTCTCAAGAGATGTGGGAAGAGTTGCAGACTGAGATGGCTTAACTATCTGAGGCCAAACATTAAGCATGGAGAATtttctgaagaagaagacagaatCATTTGCAGCCTCTATGTTAACATTGGAAGCAG ATGGTCAATTATAGCAGCTCAGTTGCCAGGAAGGACTGACAATGATATAAAGAATTATTGGAACACTAAGCTCAAAAAAAAACTCATCTCTGGTTTCATTcccaattcttcttctattcatcAAAGAAaacatcatcaacaacaacaacaacaacctccATTTCCATCATCATCAATGTACATGGATCAATGTTATGGATCTTATGTCACAGGCCTTGTTGATCCTATTTCACTTCCTTCAACTGAATACTATGCAAACACAACAACAACCTCAGTTCCATTTTACCAGCACCAAGTAGATTCCATTGTTAGCCCCAGCAGCATGCAACAAAATTATCACATGTTTGGAAGTGAAGGTAGTTGCAGTTCCTCTGATAATGGAAGCAGTATCAAGCAAGAGGAAATTGGGTATCATCATCAAGGATCATACAACAACATTATTGCATTTGATGagttcaacaacaacaatgatcatcatcatcataataataagtttcttcttaTGCCTAGTAGTTTCAatgataataatagtaatagCATTGTTAATTATGATGGTGGTGAAAATATTACTGAATATGATCTTGAGGAAATTAAGCAATTGATTAGTGTTAGTAGTAGTGTTGATGAAATCAAGGAGGAGAAAcctatttactattattattga
- the LOC107476478 gene encoding lactoylglutathione lyase isoform X2: MAPFSSLTTTLYRFPLHRFIAKPQFFLSPNSIPFQLSHTHEPKKFSGFRLFSMASEPKELPANNPGLTATPDPATKGYFMQQTMFRIKDPKVSLDFYSRVLGMSLLKRLDFPEMKFSLYFMGYENTAEAPGNPVDRTVWTFSQKATIELTHNWGTESDPEFKGYHNGNSEPRGFGHIGITVDDTYKACERFQSLGVEFVKKPDDGKMKGIAFIKDPDGYWIEIFDQKTIGTVTQAGS; the protein is encoded by the exons ATGGCACCTTTCTCTTCTCTCACCACAACCTTATACCGCTTTCCCCTTCACCGATTCATCGCCAAACCCCAATTTTTCCTCTCTCCAAATTCAATCCCTTTCCAACTCTCACATACCCACGAACCAAAG AAATTCAGTGGGTTTCGTCTGTTCTCAATGGCTTCGGAACCGAAGGAGTTACCAGCTAACAACCCTGGTCTTACTGCTACCCCTGATCCAGCTACTAAGGGTTACTTCATGCAGCAAAct ATGTTTAGAATCAAAGACCCCAAAGTGAGCCTTGATTTTTATTCTCGCGTTTTGGGCATGTC GTTGCTTAAGAGATTGGACTTTCCAGAAATGAAGTTCAGCTTATACTTTATGGGTTATGAG AATACGGCAGAAGCTCCCGGTAATCCAGTTGATAGAACAGTTTGGACGTTTTCTCAGAAGGCTACGATTGAATTGACACA TAATTGGGGTACCGAAAGTGATCCAGAGTTCAAAGGATACCACAATGGAAATTCTGAACCTCGTGGCTTTG GGCACATTGGGATAACCGTCGATGACACCTACAAGGCATGTGAAAGATTTCAGAGTCTAGGAGTCGAGTTTGTTAAGAAGCCAGATGATG GGAAAATGAAAGGCATAGCCTTTATCAAGGATCCTGATGGTTACTGGATTGAAATATTTGACCAAAAAACAATTGGAACTGTAACACAAGCTGGTTCTTAA
- the LOC107476478 gene encoding lactoylglutathione lyase isoform X1 translates to MASEPKELPANNPGLTATPDPATKGYFMQQTMFRIKDPKVSLDFYSRVLGMSLLKRLDFPEMKFSLYFMGYENTAEAPGNPVDRTVWTFSQKATIELTHNWGTESDPEFKGYHNGNSEPRGFGHIGITVDDTYKACERFQSLGVEFVKKPDDGKMKGIAFIKDPDGYWIEIFDQKTIGTVTQAGS, encoded by the exons ATGGCTTCGGAACCGAAGGAGTTACCAGCTAACAACCCTGGTCTTACTGCTACCCCTGATCCAGCTACTAAGGGTTACTTCATGCAGCAAAct ATGTTTAGAATCAAAGACCCCAAAGTGAGCCTTGATTTTTATTCTCGCGTTTTGGGCATGTC GTTGCTTAAGAGATTGGACTTTCCAGAAATGAAGTTCAGCTTATACTTTATGGGTTATGAG AATACGGCAGAAGCTCCCGGTAATCCAGTTGATAGAACAGTTTGGACGTTTTCTCAGAAGGCTACGATTGAATTGACACA TAATTGGGGTACCGAAAGTGATCCAGAGTTCAAAGGATACCACAATGGAAATTCTGAACCTCGTGGCTTTG GGCACATTGGGATAACCGTCGATGACACCTACAAGGCATGTGAAAGATTTCAGAGTCTAGGAGTCGAGTTTGTTAAGAAGCCAGATGATG GGAAAATGAAAGGCATAGCCTTTATCAAGGATCCTGATGGTTACTGGATTGAAATATTTGACCAAAAAACAATTGGAACTGTAACACAAGCTGGTTCTTAA